The Candidatus Hydrogenedentota bacterium genome includes the window CGATCCGTCCGATCCGTCCTATCCGATAATCTCCCCAAGCGCGCGCACCAGCGCGGCGCACTCGTCGTCTGTGCCGACCGTGATCCGTAGCGCGTCCGCCAGCATGCGGTGCGGGAAATAGCGCACCAGGATGTTCTTCTCCCCGCGCAGCGCCTCAAAAAGGCCCCGCGCGTTGGGCGTTCCGGCCCACCGTGCCAGCAGGAAATTGCTCTGCGACTCGGGCACGTTAAACCCCAGCGCCGTGAGTTCCGCCCGCAGCCATGCCCGCGTCGCACGCACCCGCTCCGCGCTGGCGCGCATATACCCGTAATCCTCGATGGCCGCAAGACCCACCGCCTGGCTCACGGCGTTCATGTTGTACGAGTCCTTCACCTTCATGAACTCGTTGATGAGTTCCGGCCGGGCCGCCGCCACGCCCACGCGCATCCCCGCCAGACTGAAGGACTTCGAGAAGGTGCGCATCACGATGGCGTTCTCAAAACGCTCCGGGAAGTCCATGCAGTGGTCGTCGCAGAAATCCACATACGCCTCGTCTATCACCACGATGCCGGGAAACTCGCGGCACAGCCGCTCCACCGCCCCGCGGGGCACGGCGACGCCTGTCGGCGCGTTGGGACGCGCCAGAAAGCACAGCCGCGCCGGCGTCTTGAAGAACGCCTCGGTCAACTGGAAGTCGCCGTCCAGGTCCACCGAAACCATCCGGCAGCCGTGCAGCGCGCAGAGCACCTCGTACAGCGAGTAGGTCGGGTAGGGCGCCA containing:
- the hisC gene encoding histidinol-phosphate transaminase translates to MKHGRKLLAPVAGYTPGEQPTDPGVIKLNTNENPYPPSPKVMEALRALDPGALRRYPDPVSARFRAACAARHGLPGPEWVIAGNGMDELLSLVLRTFVDPGDDVLAPYPTYSLYEVLCALHGCRMVSVDLDGDFQLTEAFFKTPARLCFLARPNAPTGVAVPRGAVERLCREFPGIVVIDEAYVDFCDDHCMDFPERFENAIVMRTFSKSFSLAGMRVGVAAARPELINEFMKVKDSYNMNAVSQAVGLAAIEDYGYMRASAERVRATRAWLRAELTALGFNVPESQSNFLLARWAGTPNARGLFEALRGEKNILVRYFPHRMLADALRITVGTDDECAALVRALGEIIG